GCCGACACGTTCCTCGGCGTGCCCTTCAACATCGCCTCCTATGCACTGCTGACCCTCATGGTGGCGCAGCAGACCGGTCTCGAGCCCGGAGAGTTCATCTGGACCGGCGGTGACGTCCACGTCTACGACAACCACGTGGAGCAGGTCGCCGAACAGCTGTGCCGGCAGCCGTACCCGTACCCGCGCATCGAGCTGAGGCGGAAGCCGGACAGCATCTTCGACTACACCCTGGAGGACTTCGACGTGGTCGACTACCAGCACCACCCCACGATCAAGGCCCCGGTGGCGGTATGAGCGAGGCAACCTCCCCCGGCAGCCTCAGCGTGACCGACGCCGTCGGGTCGCGTTCCGTGATCGGCCTGATCTGGGCACAGACCGAGAACGGTGTGATCGGCAAGGACGGCGGCATCCCCTGGCACGTGCCCGAGGACATGGCGCACTTCAAGGCCACGACCACCGGACACCCCGTCATCATGGGACGCCGTACCTGGGAGTCCTTCCCCCTGAGATCCAGGCCCCTGCCGGACCGGACGAACATCGTCGTGTCCCGTTCGGGCACCGACCTGCCGGGCGCCGTCGTCGTCGGCTCCCTGGACGCCGCGTTCGAGGCGGCACAGGCCGCTCCGGGTGCCGAGGAGATCTGGGTGATCGGTGGCGGCCAGATCTACGCGGACGCCATGGAGCGGGCCAACGCGGCGCTCGTCACGGTCGTTGAGTCGGCGACCGAGGGGGACACCGTGGCGCCGTCCCTGGGCGCGGAATGGGCGCTGGCGGCGTTGACGCCGGAAGCCGGCTGGCTCGAGTCCTCCACCGGGATCCGGTACCGCATCAGCCTCTGGACCCGGTCCGCACAGGAGGCCGCACCAGGCACGGCCTGACCTGCCCGGGTGGCGCGTATTGTCTCGGGCCCGTCGGCCGGGCTGTCGGTCAGTTGGGCCCGGCCGCTCTCCTACCCCCTGCCCCATCTCCTGGCCCTTGCCCGTCGCTCGACCCCGAGGAGCCGTCCGGACCCTCACGACGCGCGGTCGGCCCGCTGATCCGTCGAGGTCAGGGTCAGGATGGGCAGGTCGCCGTCCGTCTCGATGGCATCCCCACCTCCGTTCCGGCTGTGGTAGCCGGTCGAGAAGTGGCGGACCGTGTGGACATCGGCCCTCGGTCCCAGGCTGGTGACCACCCAGTCCCGCTCGTCATCGGTCCGCTCGGCGATCTTGTGGGTCACCTGGAAGGTGAACAGGGACAGGCCGACGCTGCGGTCGAAGGTCGCTGCCCCCACGAGGTCGACGTCGAAGCCGCCCGGGAGGACCCAGCCCGGCGGACACACCCAGAAGCGCACATGGTGCCGTTGGGCCGGGTTGCCGGCCACCTCCTGCTCGAAGGCGAGGTCCTGCTTCTGGCCGAAGACGAACAGTGGGCTCACAGGGGCCGAGGGGTAGCTTCTGCGTAGGATCGACGACCTGGTGATCCGCCAGCCGCTCCGGAACGTCAATGGATCGGCCTCGGTCCAGCCGGACGACACCATGGCGGTCCGGAGGCTCTCGGTGCTGCCGATGACGGCGAGGTTGATCGGGTCGCCGAGGAGTCCGTCGGCGGTGCGGGTCCGTCCGATGAAGTAGTCGGGGACGTAGATCCGGGTGAGCAACCGGTTGATCCGCGGCACCAGGACATAGGCGGCGAGCGCCCAGATGATCACGAACACCCAGGGCTGGCGGTCGCCGTCGTCCACCTCGTCCAGGAACAGCGCGTAGATGGCCCATCCGGAGAGGACCACCACCGCGAGGAAGAGGACACGCTGGCCCAGGAGTACCACGGTGCTCGCAAGCCTTCCGGGTCCTCGTGCCGTGCCGCGTCGCTGTCCGCGAGGCACCTCGTTCATCCGCCTATCCTAGGTCCGGCCGAGAAGCTAGGCTCGGACGGTGCCGCACGCCGAGGACGAACCACCGGGTCGGAAGGACCTCAGGTCCAGGTACAAGGTACTGCTCACCCGGGGTGACTCCACCGAACGGACCGTGTTCTTCAGCGACGCCGTGTTCGCCATCGCCATGACGCTCCTCGTCCTCGACCTGGAAGTGCCGGACGGCCTTCCACCCGATCAGGTCGGTGCTGCCCTGGTGCAGCAACTGCCGCATTTCTTCTCCTTCGCACTCAGCTTCGCCGTCATCGGTAGCGCCTGGCTGAACCACCACCGGAAGTTCAGCGTGATTGTCCGCTACGACTTCCGGTTGCAGGTCCTGAATCTGCTCCTGCTCTTCTTCGTCGCCGTGCTTCCTCTACCGACCAGCCTGCTCAGCGAGTACGGCGGCAAGGCGTCGCCCTGGCCCGTGGTGGTCTATGCGGCGGTGGTCGCGGGTGTCTACTCGATGCTGAATCTGGTGTGGGCGTATGCGTGGCGGGCAGGGCTCATGGCGCCCGCCGTCGACCGTGACCTCTACCGCTACGTGCTGCGGGCGCTGCTTCCCGTACCGCTGGTATTCGCTGCGAGCATCCCCGTCGCCTTCGTGGTGCCCGGAGTCGCCATGTACCTGTGGCTGCTGATCATCCCGGCGGACATGGTCGTCCATCGGATAGCCTCCGCGCAGGCAGCAGGACCGGGCCAGAGGCGCGGCGCAGCGGCGTGAGGACCGGGCCCCCCGGCCCTGCGCCACCCTGACCGCAGCGGCGCCCCTTCACAAAGGGCGGCTTAGCGAGCGCACCGCCTAAACTGGAAAGCATGACTTCAGCACCCGAGAGTTCCGCCCTGCCGTCCGTCGGATTCGTGGGCTGGCGCGGCATGGTGGGCTCGGTCCTCATGCAACGCCTGCAGGACGAGGGCGATTTCGCCCGTATCAACCCTGTGTTCTTCTCGACGTCGGCCGCCGGCGGCGCGGCGCCGTCCTTCGCCGAGGGTGCGGGTACGTTGCAGGACGCGTACGACGTCGAGATCCTCGCGAAGCTGCCGATCATCGTGACCGCGCAGGGTGGTGACTACACGTCCGAGGTGTACCCGAAGCTGCGTGATGCGGGGTGGTCGGGCCTGTGGCTCGACGCCGCGTCGACGCTCCGCATGGCACAGGACAGCGTGATCGTGCTCGATCCTGTGAATCGATCTGCCATCGATGCTGCGCTCGCCAGCGGTGTCCGCGATTTCATCGGCGGCAATTGCACGGTCTCCTGCATGCTCATGGGTCTGGGCGGGCTCTTCCGCAACGGGCTCGTCGAGTGGGGCACCTCCATGACCTACCAGGCGGCGTCGGGCGGTGGAGCGCGGCACATGCGCGAACTCCTGAACCAG
This genomic interval from Arthrobacter agilis contains the following:
- a CDS encoding dihydrofolate reductase, translating into MSEATSPGSLSVTDAVGSRSVIGLIWAQTENGVIGKDGGIPWHVPEDMAHFKATTTGHPVIMGRRTWESFPLRSRPLPDRTNIVVSRSGTDLPGAVVVGSLDAAFEAAQAAPGAEEIWVIGGGQIYADAMERANAALVTVVESATEGDTVAPSLGAEWALAALTPEAGWLESSTGIRYRISLWTRSAQEAAPGTA
- a CDS encoding LssY C-terminal domain-containing protein is translated as MNEVPRGQRRGTARGPGRLASTVVLLGQRVLFLAVVVLSGWAIYALFLDEVDDGDRQPWVFVIIWALAAYVLVPRINRLLTRIYVPDYFIGRTRTADGLLGDPINLAVIGSTESLRTAMVSSGWTEADPLTFRSGWRITRSSILRRSYPSAPVSPLFVFGQKQDLAFEQEVAGNPAQRHHVRFWVCPPGWVLPGGFDVDLVGAATFDRSVGLSLFTFQVTHKIAERTDDERDWVVTSLGPRADVHTVRHFSTGYHSRNGGGDAIETDGDLPILTLTSTDQRADRAS
- a CDS encoding TMEM175 family protein, which translates into the protein MPHAEDEPPGRKDLRSRYKVLLTRGDSTERTVFFSDAVFAIAMTLLVLDLEVPDGLPPDQVGAALVQQLPHFFSFALSFAVIGSAWLNHHRKFSVIVRYDFRLQVLNLLLLFFVAVLPLPTSLLSEYGGKASPWPVVVYAAVVAGVYSMLNLVWAYAWRAGLMAPAVDRDLYRYVLRALLPVPLVFAASIPVAFVVPGVAMYLWLLIIPADMVVHRIASAQAAGPGQRRGAAA